Proteins encoded together in one Solanum lycopersicum chromosome 7, SLM_r2.1 window:
- the LOC138337280 gene encoding uncharacterized protein, protein MIEKKTRLIPKNRQKYDEADRKKIEKGYKAKTLLVCGIGIDEFNRVSACESAKEIWDYLKTAHEGTEQVKESKIDMLTSLNENFKMKERETIHEMFTKLSSITNELRSLGEPISMIKQVRKVLRILPKSWEIKVDAITEAKDLKVLIMDALIGNLKTHEMNRNHDQSKKKVKKDKSLMLKYKSEEDSSDDDMAYLINRFQNIALAAWGDSSSDSEDPDEPNNVSMVVVHKEETIFNEEDEDKVSERSNNQCWYMDNGCSKHMTGDIKNFVSLKTLQGGGVSFSDGKKGYILGVGKVGKSLEESIDNVYHVGGLKYSLLSDLVLGLTKLKFCENKISEAGANNELRNDNVNDNHSLSEKTDEVEKCDEGPGTTLNSSQNTSNSPENDELIEEEELADQLNQSTLRPGWKHGSSHPLDNLISPLNSGIHTR, encoded by the exons ATGATTGAGAAAAAAACTAGGCTTATTCCAAAGAATagacaaaaatatgatgaagcTGATAGGAAGAAGATCGAAAAAGGTTACAAGGCAAAGACTCTTCTTGTCTGTGGGATAGGGATAGATGAATTCAATCGCGTCTCAGCCTGTGAGTCTGCAAAAGAAATCTGGGACTACTTAAAAACAGCTCATGAGGGAACTGAACAAGTAAAAGAGTCAAAGATTGATATGCTCACTTCTTTGAATGAAAATTTCAAGATGAAAGAAAGAGAAACCATTCATGAGATGTTCACTAAATTGTCCTCCATTACGAATGAGTTGAGAAGCCTTGGAGAACCTATCAGCATGATCAAGCAAGTCAGGAAAGTGCTTCGAATCCTTCCGAAGTCTTGGGAAATCAAGGTTGATGCTATTACTGAAGCAAAAGATCTGAAAGTGCTGATAATGGATGCTCTCATTGGAAATCTGAAGACTCATGAGATGAATCGAAATCATGATCAGTCAAAGAAGAAAGTCAAAAAGGATAAGTCCTTGATGCTGAAATACAAATCTGAAGAAGACTccagtgatgatgatatggctTATCTCATCAATAGATTTCAAAATATT gctcttgctgcatggggAGACTCTTCAAGTGACTCAGAAGATCCTGATGAACCAAACAATGTGTCAATGGTGGTGGTTCATAAAGAGGAAACCATATTCAATGAGGAAGATGAGGACAAG GTGAGTGAAAGGAGCAACAatcaatgttggtatatggacaACGGATGCTCTAAACATATGACTGGTGACATCAAAAATTTCGTCTCACTCAAGACACTTCAAggaggaggtgtctcttttagtgatggaaagaaggggtacattttgggagttggtAAAGTGGGAAAATCTCTTGAAGAATCAATTGATAATGTGTATCATGTCGGTGGTTTGAAGTACAGTCTTTTGAGT GACCTGGTCCTAGGTTTGACAAAGTTAAAGTTTTGTGAAAACAAAATAAGTGAAGCTGGTGCAAATAATGAGTTGAGGAATGACAATGTTAATGATAATCATAGTCTATCTGAAAAGACTGATGAAGTTGAAAAGTGTGATGAGGGACCTGGTACTACTCTGAATTCCAGTCAGAATACCTCAAACTCTCCAGAAAATGATGAGctcattgaagaagaagaacttgcTGATCAGCTGAACCAGTCTACCTTGAGACCAGGATGGAAACATGGTtcatcacatcctcttgataatcttatttctcctttgaattctggaattcacactagatga